The Phyllopteryx taeniolatus isolate TA_2022b chromosome 2, UOR_Ptae_1.2, whole genome shotgun sequence nucleotide sequence acattacaacattttgtCATAAGATTAAAAGTCTATTCTTGTAACTTTTTtgtgaaatacaactttatttttgtaatattccaacttttatCTTGTCACATTATCCCTTTATTCTTGTGACTTTACAACATTTTTCTTATAACATTTCAACTTGCTGGCAGTTGCAGGTTGTTATCACAGGCTGTTTACAGTCGTAGAAATTGGACCAATGACGGTCCATTATGACTTTATCAACAACATAGTAATCGAGCATAATAAAGCAATGAAGGGCCGTCGCTTTGTTGCACGCTGCTTTGCACATGCATAAGAGAGCATTTCAAATCATGCAATCACACATGCAATGAAacatgcgcgcgcacgcacacacacacctccatacacacacacacacacacacacacaccttttcaGTGCACTAGACTTCATTCATGACAAACAGAAGGAGGGATGATTACATCACGGGCTGCAGCCAATGGAGTGGAGCAGCACGCTATAAAGCAAGAGCCCATTCTCTCTTTTGGGGACACGAGGAGTAAACTTGGGGCTGAGCTGTATTTTGACATCTTTGAACTCCTCTTGGATTTCATTGCTCATCTGTTTGCTTGAAGGTAAGCTCGACTTCGGCATAACAAGCCTCATTAGTGTCTAACTCCTACTATGGTAAGATAGAGATTGTTTTGTTAGAGTACATTTGCAGATGTTTGGCTGCTTCTCCAGTCCTAAATTTGTGTTCCTTTATGCAAAAAGTGCAGCACGTGCAGGGTGAAATAACGCAAAGTCCTCACTCACTCTCTGCAGCAGGTAGTCGACGCGTTGCACAACCTGCCTGCCCTAACACTCCTCCGCTTCTTCTTTTTCCAGGAGCAGCCAGAAAATTATAAGGACATTGCCATGGTGCTAATGATACTCCCGTTGGTCGGGGCCGTGTCTGTGTCGGAGAGCCTGGTGGCTGTGACCACACTGTGTCTGGTCTACCTGTTGCTCAAGTTCTTCCGTGGCGACATTCCCGAGAGGCTCCGGCGGCTCCCGGGGCCCAAGCCGCTGCCCATCATCGGCAATGTGCTACAAGTGGGCACCAGGCCTTACCTGAGCCTTACCGCCATGAGCAAGCGCTACGGCCCCGTGTTCAAGATCCAGATCGGCATGCGTCCCGTAGTGGTGCTTAGTGGCAGCGAAACGGTGCGACAGGCACTCATCAAACAAGGCGAAGACTTCTCGGGCAGGCCCGACCTGTACACCTTCCGCTTTATCAATGACGGCCAAAGTCTGGCCTTCAGCACGGACCAGGCAGGTGTGTGGCGGGCCCGCCGCAAGCTGGCCTACAGCGCCCTGCGCTCCTTTGCCACCCTGGATGGCACTTCGTCACAGTACTCATGCATGCTGGAGGAGCACATCTGCAAGGAGGGCGAGTATCTCGTAAAGCGTCTCAATAACGTCATGAAGGCCGACGGCAGCTTTGACCCCTTTCGTCACATCGTCGTCTCCGTGGCCAACGTCATCTGCGGGATGTGCTTTGGCCGCCGCTACGACCATGATGACCAGGAGCTCCTGGGCCTGGTGAACTTAAGCAACGAGTTCAGCCAGGTGGTAGGCAGTGGCAACCCCGCCGACTTTATTCCGGCTCTTCAGTTCCTGCCGAGCACCACCATGAGGAAGTTTGTGAGCCTCAACGCCCGCTTCAACGACTTTGTGCGGAAGATTGTGACTGACCACTATGCCACCTTCAACAAGGTATCGCCCACACATCTTAAACCACTGTTTCTTCCATTTTAGTCATACAGTGTTGCCCTGGCATATCGTGGTTCTTTGTTCGCAGCCCTGCTATATCGTaagatttttattgtttttaaaaaaaaaaaaatgtaaataggtttttacaataaatgtacataCCGTAATGCTCTCGCATGTGATACAAGAGAGCCACAGTCATTGATGCGCttgtcagtcattttttttaatgccttaaGAACAGTAAAACGCAATAAGCACACACGCAGAAGCTGCTTTTGGCCACATCttgcccagacactcacacgcagccTCAACCGACGTCACACCACTGGGCCTTACCTCTAAAAAGCATGTGCATgtatccaacacacaaatacaacacaCTATTCATTTGATGCttctttgtgtttaaatatgtttacagtgtgtttaaaaaatgtaaagtttgaatgtgttaaaagtgtgtgggaggggtcaaactgtgtatacattatttattttattttttaaaatatcatcTATATatcagattttcacctatcacgGGTGTTCTGGAACATATCCTCCGCAATAAACGGGTTGACTGTAGTCGTCAAAGTTGTCTGATTGATTCACTTTCAGGACAACATTCGGGACATCACTGACTCTCTCATCGACCACTGCGAGGACAGGAAGCTGGACGAGAACTCCAACATCCAGGTGTCGGATGGCAAGATCGTAGGGATCGTCAATGACCTCTTTGGAGCTGGTTGGTTGGAGCGcttgttttacttttctttctGCTTGTCCCGTGAGCATTCCACCCACTTATCCGGGCCTGGGGTCGGTCACCAGTGGCTAGAGTGTTGAGGCTACAGGAGATATCTGGTGGCTAGGATATTGGAAATCTCTGGTAGTGAGGTTACTGGAACTTTCCAGTGGCTAGGATTTTGGAGTTCTCCAGTGGCGAGGGTGTTGAGGCAACTGGAGATCTTTGGGGACCAGTGTATCAAGAATTCTGGAGATTTGGAGGTGGATAGAGGTAGCTAACATCCTAGCCACCGGAGATTTCCAGTACCCTAGCCACCTGAGACATTAAATTACTTCCACACTCCAGTCACTGGAGAGCTCTGATGGCCAGAGTACTAGAGATCCGCAGTGGTTATGGTGTTGAGGCTACTAGAGATCTCTGGTGGCTTCAGTGATGTTGAGCCATTGTTCTATTATACTACCAATGCCATGTGATCAAGTCACCTctgaacaaataaaacaatgttcAATTCTCATCTAGGCTTCGACACCATCTCGACCGCCTTGTCCTGGTCAGTCATGTACTTGGTGGCTTATCCGGAGATTCAGGAGAGGCTTTATCAGGAGCTGAGTAAGTACCTGACAGTGGAATTCCCCCTCACGCATCCCGGGAAAATATTCACCAATGCTTTTCATTTCCAGAGAAAAAAGTGGGACTTCACCGCACTCCTCTTTTATCCGACAAAGCCATCCTGCCCTTCCTGGAGGCCTTCATCCTGGAAGTCCTTCGTCACTCATCATTCCTGCCCTTCACCATCCCCCACTGGTAAGGTTCATTTTCGTTGCAGGTGTACAATGCTATCACCGGGGAAACGTAACATAAGATGAATGACATTGCTGTCTTTCCAGCACCACAAAGGACACATCTCTGAACGGCTTCTTTATTCCTAAAGACACCTGCGTCTTCATCAATCAGTGGCAAATCAATCACGACCCGTAAGTCTGACACTAACTCTTTTACCGGCTAGCATGGAGGGAAGGAAGACTGATCATGATGTTTCCTCTGCACCTTTCAGTGAGATCTGGAAGGATCCATCATCCTTCAACCCAGAGCGCTTCCTGAGCCCCGACGGCACTGAGCTCAACAAGCAGGAGGGCGAAAAGGTGATGATTTTCGGCCTGGGCAA carries:
- the LOC133474125 gene encoding cytochrome P450 1A1, producing the protein MVLMILPLVGAVSVSESLVAVTTLCLVYLLLKFFRGDIPERLRRLPGPKPLPIIGNVLQVGTRPYLSLTAMSKRYGPVFKIQIGMRPVVVLSGSETVRQALIKQGEDFSGRPDLYTFRFINDGQSLAFSTDQAGVWRARRKLAYSALRSFATLDGTSSQYSCMLEEHICKEGEYLVKRLNNVMKADGSFDPFRHIVVSVANVICGMCFGRRYDHDDQELLGLVNLSNEFSQVVGSGNPADFIPALQFLPSTTMRKFVSLNARFNDFVRKIVTDHYATFNKDNIRDITDSLIDHCEDRKLDENSNIQVSDGKIVGIVNDLFGAGFDTISTALSWSVMYLVAYPEIQERLYQELKKKVGLHRTPLLSDKAILPFLEAFILEVLRHSSFLPFTIPHCTTKDTSLNGFFIPKDTCVFINQWQINHDPEIWKDPSSFNPERFLSPDGTELNKQEGEKVMIFGLGKRRCIGEVIARHEVFLFLAIIVQRLCFHGTPGEPVDMTPEYGLTMKHKRCQLRATMRPLDVQ